In the genome of Gordonia rubripertincta, one region contains:
- a CDS encoding AMP-binding protein, whose amino-acid sequence MAVHAVVVVGGRYVPVEVDAPVERVGYMLSTAGVGVVLTRVSEEVVVPSGVECVVVDCGVGSGVSGVDGGVELGVVVDEVGVLSSLVGVYTLFTSGSTGRPKGVTVSHGAVVNRLGWMQSLFGVSGDDVVLWKTPVSFDVSVWELFWPLMVGASVVVAEPGGHRDPWYVASVVERFGVSVCHFVPSMLSVFVDALGWFWSGWFGWGGVGVVAAGVLFG is encoded by the coding sequence GTGGCGGTGCATGCGGTGGTGGTTGTGGGTGGGCGGTATGTGCCGGTGGAGGTGGATGCGCCGGTTGAGCGGGTGGGTTACATGTTGTCGACGGCGGGTGTGGGTGTGGTGTTGACGCGGGTGTCCGAGGAGGTGGTGGTGCCTTCTGGTGTGGAGTGTGTGGTGGTGGATTGTGGTGTGGGGTCGGGTGTTTCGGGTGTTGATGGTGGTGTGGAGTTGGGGGTGGTGGTGGATGAGGTGGGGGTGTTGTCGTCGTTGGTGGGTGTGTACACGTTGTTCACGTCTGGGTCGACGGGTCGGCCGAAGGGTGTGACGGTGTCGCATGGGGCGGTGGTGAATCGGTTGGGGTGGATGCAGTCGTTGTTCGGGGTGTCTGGTGATGATGTGGTGTTGTGGAAGACGCCGGTGTCGTTTGATGTGTCGGTGTGGGAGTTGTTCTGGCCGTTGATGGTTGGTGCTTCGGTGGTGGTGGCGGAGCCGGGTGGGCATCGGGATCCGTGGTATGTGGCGTCGGTGGTGGAGCGGTTTGGTGTGTCGGTGTGTCATTTTGTGCCGTCGATGTTGTCGGTGTTCGTGGATGCGTTGGGGTGGTTCTGGTCCGGTTGGTTCGGGTGGGGTGGGGTTGGGGTCGTTGCGGCAGGTGTTTTGTTCGGGTGA
- a CDS encoding AMP-binding protein, whose amino-acid sequence MRWGGSGPVGSGGVGLGSLRQVFCSGEALGVAGVEGLRGLVPGVRVVNLYGPTEAAVDVTSYVVSGGEVVVPIGRAVPNVSVWVLDSRLRPVPVGVVGELYLGWGAGGSGVCVAVGVDRGAVCGGSVWWGGFAVVSDG is encoded by the coding sequence ATGCGTTGGGGTGGTTCTGGTCCGGTTGGTTCGGGTGGGGTGGGGTTGGGGTCGTTGCGGCAGGTGTTTTGTTCGGGTGAGGCGTTGGGTGTGGCGGGTGTGGAGGGGTTGCGGGGGTTGGTGCCGGGTGTGCGGGTGGTGAATTTGTATGGGCCGACTGAGGCTGCGGTGGATGTGACGTCGTATGTGGTCTCGGGTGGTGAGGTGGTGGTGCCGATTGGTCGTGCGGTGCCGAATGTGTCGGTGTGGGTGTTGGATTCGCGGTTGCGGCCGGTGCCGGTGGGTGTGGTGGGTGAGTTGTATCTGGGGTGGGGTGCAGGTGGCTCGGGGGTATGCGTCGCGGTCGGGGTTGACCGCGGAGCGGTTTGTGGCGGATCCGTTTGGTGGGGCGGGTTCGCGGTTGTATCGGACGGGTGA
- a CDS encoding condensation domain-containing protein — MKLRGQRIELGEIESVLQTAPGVVAAAVLVRDDRLVAYVSGDADVTQVRAHAASRLAPYMVPDTVVVLDDMPLGTSGKINRKALPKPEFGPREIVAPASDTERLVAGIVADVLDHSVEQVSVADSFFEVGGHSLSATRVAARLSHTFSLPFTVRELFDAPSVRAMAGWIDERLGGESVAAVSASGARTGDELPDLGSLPRPSRPPLSAAQQRMWFINQFDPASPAYNIPFAMRLRGRLDTVALRAALADVITRHEVLRTRYPQDLDGRPWQDISSADEVTVDHWWRDDDVAALTSAGFDVTRDLPIRAGMVTESDDHLLVVVLHHIAADGESLRPLVDDLLHAYAARTAGRAPERPALDVQYVDVALWQQRVLGSVDDPDSELGRRARWWTDELADLPDVLELPTDRPRPPVASHRGAVVEFEVPEGLASSIDGFARRHGVTAFMVLHAAVAVVLSRLAGSSDIALATPVAGRGRAELDALVGMFVNTVVLRTPVDPGATFGEVIGLVRDTDLDAFAAADVPFEHLVDVLAPTRSEAFAPLAQVMLTLEQSAVGDISVPGLTVTPVEAGVPAARFDLMIGMTAARDEAGELAALSGRIVYATDLFEDRTVRRIGERIVDVLTTGLADDTVVVGDIDLADATERAAIADWSRGAVVELGWGGRSVGSVVAERVGLSGSQVAVWCGDRVVSYGEFGGLVAGVARRLLGLGCGGGFGCWGGDVAVVGVVGGGACGGGCGWAVCAGGGGCAG; from the coding sequence GTGAAGCTGCGTGGTCAGCGGATCGAGTTGGGGGAGATCGAGTCGGTCCTGCAGACCGCGCCCGGTGTCGTCGCCGCCGCGGTTCTGGTGCGCGACGACCGCCTCGTCGCCTACGTCTCCGGCGATGCCGACGTGACCCAGGTACGTGCACATGCTGCGAGTCGCCTCGCGCCGTACATGGTGCCGGACACCGTGGTCGTGCTCGACGACATGCCGCTCGGAACATCCGGGAAGATCAACCGGAAAGCCCTTCCCAAGCCGGAGTTCGGGCCGCGCGAGATCGTGGCCCCGGCATCGGACACCGAACGCCTGGTCGCCGGGATCGTCGCCGATGTCCTCGACCACTCCGTCGAGCAGGTGTCGGTCGCCGACAGCTTCTTCGAGGTCGGCGGGCACTCGTTGTCCGCCACTCGTGTCGCCGCCCGGCTCTCGCATACCTTCTCACTGCCGTTCACCGTTCGTGAACTGTTCGACGCGCCGTCCGTCCGTGCCATGGCCGGATGGATCGATGAGCGTCTCGGTGGCGAATCGGTCGCCGCTGTCTCGGCGTCCGGTGCGCGGACCGGCGATGAGCTCCCGGACCTGGGGTCGCTCCCGCGTCCGTCGCGCCCGCCCCTGTCGGCGGCGCAGCAGCGGATGTGGTTCATCAACCAGTTCGATCCGGCCTCACCCGCCTACAACATCCCGTTCGCGATGCGGCTGCGCGGACGTCTCGACACCGTGGCCCTGCGCGCCGCCCTGGCCGACGTGATCACCCGGCACGAGGTGCTGCGCACCCGGTACCCGCAGGACCTCGATGGTCGCCCATGGCAGGACATCTCGTCCGCCGACGAGGTCACCGTGGACCATTGGTGGCGCGACGACGACGTCGCGGCCCTCACCTCGGCCGGGTTCGACGTCACCCGCGATCTACCCATTCGCGCCGGGATGGTCACCGAGTCCGACGACCACCTCCTGGTGGTCGTCCTCCACCACATCGCGGCGGACGGTGAGTCGCTGCGACCGCTCGTCGACGACCTGTTGCACGCCTATGCCGCGCGTACCGCGGGGCGTGCACCAGAACGTCCCGCGCTGGACGTCCAGTACGTGGACGTCGCGCTGTGGCAGCAGCGCGTCCTCGGGTCGGTGGACGACCCGGACTCCGAGCTCGGCCGGCGCGCCCGGTGGTGGACGGACGAGCTCGCCGACCTGCCCGATGTTCTCGAATTGCCGACCGATCGTCCGCGGCCGCCGGTGGCATCGCATCGCGGTGCCGTCGTGGAGTTCGAGGTGCCCGAGGGTCTGGCGTCGTCGATCGACGGCTTCGCACGCCGGCATGGGGTCACCGCGTTCATGGTGCTGCACGCCGCGGTGGCGGTCGTGCTGTCCCGCCTGGCGGGCTCCTCCGACATCGCACTCGCCACGCCGGTCGCCGGTCGTGGTCGCGCCGAACTCGATGCCCTGGTCGGCATGTTCGTCAACACCGTCGTCCTGCGCACACCGGTCGACCCGGGCGCCACATTCGGCGAGGTGATCGGGCTGGTCCGCGACACCGACCTCGACGCGTTCGCGGCGGCCGACGTGCCTTTCGAGCACCTCGTCGACGTACTGGCCCCGACCCGCAGCGAGGCGTTCGCACCCCTCGCGCAGGTGATGCTGACGCTCGAACAGTCCGCGGTCGGCGACATCTCGGTGCCCGGCCTGACGGTGACGCCCGTCGAGGCGGGGGTTCCCGCCGCACGGTTCGACCTCATGATCGGCATGACGGCCGCACGCGACGAGGCGGGCGAGCTCGCCGCCCTGTCCGGGCGGATCGTCTATGCCACCGACCTGTTCGAGGACCGCACTGTCCGCCGTATCGGTGAGCGGATCGTCGACGTCCTCACCACCGGTCTCGCCGATGACACCGTGGTGGTCGGCGACATCGACCTCGCGGACGCGACCGAGCGTGCCGCCATCGCGGACTGGTCGCGGGGTGCGGTGGTGGAGTTGGGGTGGGGTGGTCGTTCGGTGGGTTCGGTGGTGGCTGAGCGGGTGGGGTTGTCGGGGTCGCAGGTGGCGGTGTGGTGTGGGGATCGGGTGGTGTCGTATGGGGAGTTCGGTGGGTTGGTGGCGGGGGTTGCGCGGCGGTTGTTGGGGTTGGGGTGTGGGGGTGGATTCGGCTGTTGGGGTGGTGATGTCGCGGTCGTTGGAGTTGTTGGTGGCGGTGCATGCGGTGGTGGTTGTGGGTGGGCGGTATGTGCCGGTGGAGGTGGATGCGCCGGTTGA
- a CDS encoding AMP-binding protein produces the protein MAVHAVVVVGGRYVPVEVDAPVERVGYMLSTAGVGVVLTRVSEEVVVPSGVECVVVDCGVGSGVSGVDGGVELGVVVDEVGVLSSLVGVYTLFTSGSTGRPKGVTVSHGAVVNRLGWMQSLFGVSGDDVVLWKTPVSFDVSVWELFWPLMVGASVVVAEPGGHRDPWYVASVVERFGVSVCHFVPSMLSVFVDALGGSGPVGSGGVGLGSLRQVFCSGEALGVAGVEGLRGLVPGVRVVNLYGPTEAAVDVTSYVVSGGEVVVPIGRAVPNVSVWVLDSRLRPVPVGVVGELYLGWGAGGSGVCVAVGVDRGAVCGGSVWWGGFAVVSDG, from the coding sequence GTGGCGGTGCATGCGGTGGTGGTTGTGGGTGGGCGGTATGTGCCGGTGGAGGTGGATGCGCCGGTTGAGCGGGTGGGTTACATGTTGTCGACGGCGGGTGTGGGTGTGGTGTTGACGCGGGTGTCCGAGGAGGTGGTGGTGCCTTCTGGTGTGGAGTGTGTGGTGGTGGATTGTGGTGTGGGGTCGGGTGTTTCGGGTGTTGATGGTGGTGTGGAGTTGGGGGTGGTGGTGGATGAGGTGGGGGTGTTGTCGTCGTTGGTGGGTGTGTACACGTTGTTCACGTCTGGGTCGACGGGTCGGCCGAAGGGTGTGACGGTGTCGCATGGGGCGGTGGTGAATCGGTTGGGGTGGATGCAGTCGTTGTTCGGGGTGTCTGGTGATGATGTGGTGTTGTGGAAGACGCCGGTGTCGTTTGATGTGTCGGTGTGGGAGTTGTTCTGGCCGTTGATGGTTGGTGCTTCGGTGGTGGTGGCGGAGCCGGGTGGGCATCGGGATCCGTGGTATGTGGCGTCGGTGGTGGAGCGGTTTGGTGTGTCGGTGTGTCATTTTGTGCCGTCGATGTTGTCGGTGTTCGTGGATGCGTTGGGTGGTTCTGGTCCGGTTGGTTCGGGTGGGGTGGGGTTGGGGTCGTTGCGGCAGGTGTTTTGTTCGGGTGAGGCGTTGGGTGTGGCGGGTGTGGAGGGGTTGCGGGGGTTGGTGCCGGGTGTGCGGGTGGTGAATTTGTATGGGCCGACTGAGGCTGCGGTGGATGTGACGTCGTATGTGGTCTCGGGTGGTGAGGTGGTGGTGCCGATTGGTCGTGCGGTGCCGAATGTGTCGGTGTGGGTGTTGGATTCGCGGTTGCGGCCGGTGCCGGTGGGTGTGGTGGGTGAGTTGTATCTGGGGTGGGGTGCAGGTGGCTCGGGGGTATGCGTCGCGGTCGGGGTTGACCGCGGAGCGGTTTGTGGCGGATCCGTTTGGTGGGGCGGGTTCGCGGTTGTATCGGACGGGTGA
- a CDS encoding condensation domain-containing protein, translated as MKLRGQRIELGEIESVLQTAPGVTQVVASVMELAAGEQLIAHLTGSDVDLDTVRSVAEKLPAYMRPTSWVILDEMPSNTAGKIDRKALPLPMYAADDHVAPSTPAEIAVAGIFADVLGVDEVSADAGFFDAGGNSLAATRLASRLGRALGVPVTVRDVFDEPTVRGLAAVIERSGLDAAALGVEVGERSSGPLPRPDVLPLSSAQRRMWFLNQFEPDVASYVIPFGFRLRGQVDVDDVRGALGDVIARHEILRTIYPLGPDGRPRQVIVDEAEFDWRVVDSDTEAMAVAAAPYDLTRDLPLRARLHGDPASGALLVIAVHHIAADGASGPVLARDLLTAYVARRDGRTPDWAPLHRQYADHVLELRQGDTTAATRRRWWADRLAGAPALLELPTTHPRPATRETRGATVDFTIPGRTALAATDLARAAGTTTFMVLHAALAALLSRLSGSGDVVIGTATAGRDGETDDLIGMFVNTVALRSRVAADDGFAVLLDEIRDGDLDALAHADVPFDEVLDALGITRAASYAPLVQVLLTTTDTADTSPLPADLTTPTRRPRHQPGDRRRRFRQVRPHGGGPHRWGGGSAVAGHPHLRHRSLRRRRRPAPGRPVRRPAGRGGRRRHHAGRRSRSARRRRRDGAAGLR; from the coding sequence GTGAAGCTGCGTGGTCAGCGGATCGAGTTGGGGGAGATCGAGTCGGTCCTGCAGACCGCACCGGGGGTGACCCAGGTCGTGGCGTCCGTGATGGAACTGGCCGCCGGCGAGCAGCTCATCGCCCATCTGACCGGATCGGACGTCGACCTCGACACCGTCCGGTCCGTCGCCGAGAAACTGCCCGCTTACATGCGTCCCACGTCGTGGGTGATCCTCGACGAGATGCCGTCGAACACCGCCGGCAAGATCGATCGCAAGGCACTCCCGCTTCCGATGTACGCGGCCGATGATCACGTCGCCCCGTCGACACCCGCCGAGATCGCCGTCGCCGGCATTTTCGCCGATGTGCTCGGGGTTGACGAGGTCTCGGCCGACGCCGGCTTCTTCGACGCCGGCGGGAACTCGCTGGCGGCAACCCGTCTCGCGTCACGCCTGGGACGGGCACTCGGCGTGCCGGTGACCGTGCGAGACGTCTTCGACGAACCGACCGTTCGCGGCCTCGCCGCCGTCATCGAGCGATCCGGCCTCGATGCCGCGGCGCTCGGCGTCGAGGTGGGCGAGAGGTCGTCGGGACCGTTACCGCGTCCCGACGTCCTGCCGCTGTCCAGTGCACAACGACGCATGTGGTTCCTCAACCAGTTCGAACCCGACGTCGCGTCGTACGTCATCCCGTTCGGATTCCGTCTGCGCGGACAGGTCGACGTCGACGACGTGCGGGGCGCGCTCGGTGACGTGATCGCGCGCCACGAGATCCTGCGGACCATCTACCCGCTCGGGCCGGACGGCAGACCGCGTCAGGTCATCGTCGACGAGGCCGAGTTCGACTGGCGGGTGGTCGATTCCGATACCGAGGCGATGGCCGTCGCCGCGGCACCGTACGACCTCACCCGCGACCTGCCGCTGCGGGCACGTCTGCACGGCGATCCCGCAAGCGGTGCGCTGCTCGTCATCGCGGTTCACCACATCGCCGCGGACGGGGCGTCGGGACCGGTCCTGGCCCGCGATCTGCTCACCGCCTACGTCGCACGACGCGACGGTCGCACACCGGACTGGGCCCCCTTGCATCGCCAGTACGCCGACCATGTCCTGGAACTCCGGCAGGGTGACACCACCGCGGCCACCCGACGCCGGTGGTGGGCGGACCGCCTCGCCGGGGCCCCTGCGCTGCTCGAACTCCCGACCACCCATCCGCGACCCGCCACCCGCGAGACCCGCGGCGCCACGGTCGACTTCACGATTCCCGGCCGGACCGCACTGGCTGCCACCGACCTCGCCCGTGCCGCCGGGACGACCACGTTCATGGTGCTCCACGCAGCTCTCGCCGCACTTCTGAGCCGCCTCTCCGGTAGCGGAGACGTCGTCATCGGCACCGCCACCGCCGGCCGCGACGGTGAGACCGACGACCTGATCGGCATGTTCGTCAACACCGTCGCCCTGCGCAGCCGGGTCGCGGCCGACGACGGTTTCGCCGTCCTCCTCGACGAGATCCGCGACGGCGACCTCGACGCCCTCGCCCACGCCGACGTCCCCTTCGACGAGGTGCTCGACGCGCTCGGGATCACCCGAGCAGCGTCCTACGCACCGCTCGTGCAGGTGCTGCTCACCACCACCGACACCGCAGACACCTCACCACTGCCCGCGGATCTGACCACCCCAACTCGCCGGCCTCGCCATCAGCCCGGTGACCGTCGTCGACGATTCCGCCAAGTTCGACCTCACGGTGGCGGTCCGCACCGGTGGGGCGGCGGGAGCGCCGTGGCGGGGCACCCTCACCTACGCCACCGATCTCTACGACGACGCCGACGCCCGGCGCCTGGCCGACCGGTTCGTCGGCCTGCTGGCCGGGGCGGTCGCCGACGCCACCACGCCGGTCGGCGATCTCGATCTGCTCGCCGCCGACGACGAGACGGAGCCGCTGGTCTCCGGTGA